CTCAGCAAAATGGTCGTGCCGAACGAAAACATCGGCATATCTTAGATATTGTCAggtcctttcttctttctgcgGCATTACCTGAATCTTTTTGGGGAGAGGCTGCTCTTACAGCAGCCTATACCATCAATCGGGTACCCTCTCCTATCATCTCAAACAAATCACCATATGAAgttctttataaaaaaattccTGATTACTCTTTCCTAAAAGTATTTGGTTGTGCTTGCTTCGTTCTACTTCCTTCACATGAACATACTAAACTTGGACCACGATCACGTCTTTGCTGTTtccttggttatggcatcgaacATAAAGGTTATCGTTGTTATGACCCCATAGCCAAACGACTTCGTATATCTCGACATGTCCACTTTTGGGAACACAAAATGTTTACCAGCATATCTCCTCTTTTCACAGGTTCTCCTCAATATTCCCCAGTCTTCAACAATCCTCCTATTGATTTCTTTCCAGATTCCTCTTCTGTTGCAGGTGATGAGAGCTCATCAAGAGACCGTTTCATGCCCGACTCCACCGAAGCTGGATCGTCCACTGATCCCATCAGCACAACTGGATCATCCGAGCCCGAACCCCTCCCTAGTACTACCCTCCGTCGCTCTGGTCGGGTACGATCCACTCCATCTCATCTAAATGACTATCATTGCTTTTTTACTCTTGCTACCCTCTATGAGCCTCGTAACTACCGCGAGGCCAGCTCTAATCCTCTTTGGCAGAAGGCTATGTCCGATGAACTTCAAGCACTCCATGCCACTCATACATGGGATCTGACTGACCTACCTCCTGGAAAGACTACAGTGGGATGCAAGTGGGTATACAAGATCAAGACGCATGCTGATGGTTCAGTAGAACGCTACAAGGCTCGTTTGGTGGCTCGAGGATTCACTCAAgagtatggtattgactatgaagaGACTTTTGCCCCGGTAGCACGTCTTACCACTTTTCGTTCTTTACTTGCAGTTGCAGCTGTCAAGCGGTGGAGGATgcatcagatggatgttaaaaacgCCTTCCTCAATGGTGATTTAGCTGAGGAAGTTTATCTGCAGCCTCCTCCAGGTCTTGCTCATCCTCCTGGAAAGGTTTGTCGCCTCCGAAAGGCGCTTTATGGTCTCAAGCAGTCTCCTCGCGCTTGGTTCTCCAAGTTTAGTTCAGTTCTTACTCAGCAAGGTTTCACTCCTAGTGCATATGATTCTGCACTGTTTCTTCGCCGATCTGAGGCCGGTACTGTTCTTCTCTTgttatatgtggatgatatggttatTACCGGAGATGACATCTCAGGGATTCATGCACTTCAAAAATTTCTTGGACGACAGTTTGAGATGAAGGATTTAGGATCCCTTAGCTACTTTCTTGGTCTCGAGGTGACATCCAGCTCAGATGGCTACTACCTTTCCCAGGCTAAGTATGCTTCTGAGCTGATCTCTCGTGCTGGGTTGACAGATAGCAAGACTGTGGAAAGTCCTCTGGAAATGAATGTTAAGCTTCTTCCCACTGATGGCGAACCATTAACAGATGCGACTTTGTATCGACAGTTGGTTGGTAGTCTTATCTATCTGACTGTTACACGCCCAGATATCTCTTATGCAGTCACATTGGTCAGTCAGTTTATGCATGCACCGCGTTCTACACACTATGCAGCAGTCTTACGTATTCTCCGGTATGTTAAGGGTACATTGTTCCACGGTCTTTTATTCTCAGCCCACTCTACCTTGGATCTTCAAGCCTATTCTGATGCTGATTGGGCTGGAGACCCTACAGATCGTCGTTCTACCACCGGCTATTGTTTCTTGCTTGGTTCTTCTCTCATTTCTTGGAAAAGTAAGAAACAAACGGTTGTATCTCGCTCCAGTACAGAGGCTGAGTATCGTGCATTGGCAGATACTACTTCTGAATTCATCTGGCTTCGATGGCTCCTCCATGATATGGGTATTCCTCTGACTAGTGGTTCCTCTCTCAATTGTGATAATATAAGTGCGATGCAAATTGCTCATAATGATGTGTTTCATGAGCGAACAAAGCATATTGAGATAGATTGCCACTTCATTCGGCATCATATCAAGCAAGGCACTCTTCAGTTGATACATGTTGCTTCTGCAGATCAGCTCGCTGATATTTTTACGAAGGCTCATCCACCAGGGCGTCATCGGGATTTGGTTCACAAACTCAAGTTAGCATCTTCGTtaccatcttgagtttgagggaGGATGTTAGCTGTATGATTTGTCTTGTCCTATAGCTATATAGGAGTGTGACTTGTCTTGTCTTGTAGCTGTATAGTAGCTGTATCTTAGCTGTACCTTACTTGTACACAGCCACCCTCCTCTATAAAAGAGAGGGCTATGACACTGTTCTGAGAATGAAGAAATATACAAGCATATGCTTTTCTTCCTTGTTTCTCTATCCTCTTCATCTCTCTCTCAACAGTATGGGATAGATCTAGGTAGGTAAGAGCAGGCATGCATTGGAAAAGGTCAGGTGGGATCCATGTAAGAGACAAGTTCCACGGGAGCATCAAGACTTTGAGACTCGGGCGATCAGGAAGGTATTGGGGCAATTCTGCTATATAATTATTCATTAGCGATATTCTTTCTGCTGCTTCTGCTTCAACCCATTTCTGTTTCACATCTATTGATTCCTTCAGACCAACACGAGCTTGAACCAAccatttattctttttctgcccGCAGTCGGAAGCGATCCATATTGCTAAGTCTCGAATAACGTCATGCATTTTCACACTCCCTTCAAATTCACCAGGCTCCAGCAAGCATGCTCCTTCCAGGATTCTAATGTATTCGTGACCCCAGGACAAGTTCCCATTTGAGTCATCGATTAAGCCTAGACCCATCCAGCATTCTATAAGATTATCTTTCCAAAGTGAATCGTCTTCGGGCCACAAGCAGCAGGACAAGAAGCATTGCCTCGTCGTGTCATCACGCAAGCTATCATAGCTGAGCTGTAATATGCGAAACAAATCTCTTTCTTCACTCTCCTCCGGTAGGATCTCCATTTCCTGGATCTCAGCATGCTTAGAGGACTTCAGCAGCTCGATTACGTGCCTCCAGTTTCTTGGTTCCCTCCGGTTAGACATGGCCTTTCCGATGGTCTTGAGGGCAAGCGGCAAGCCTCTGCACTCCTTCGCAACCTCTCCTGCAAGGTCAGGTATGTCAGGGTGAGAGCTGAGGGTCGGCTCACCGACATGAAATTTGAACAGATCCAGGGCCTGTGGCGGCTGCAAGCAGTTCATCGGGATCTCGACGGCTCTCATTTTGCGGCACACGTCCTGCCTTCTGGTCGTGAGAATGACTTTGCGCTTATATTGATTCCCTCCGGTGCCGGGACGCGGGATCCCCACATCCTCCAGCTCGAAGCCTCTCCACAGGTCATCCAGCAGCAGCAGGAAGTTCTTGCTCTTGAGGCACTCGAAGAGGACCGTGTTCGCTGGCTGTCTGCGGCCCTCCAGTTCCAGTCCCAATTTATCGGCTATTCCCTTCTGAAGCTTCTCCAGAGTACACTCTTTGGAAGCCACCGTCCAAATCGCTGCCGGGGAGGAAACTGTTGTTGACGCGGCTCAGGAGAGTGGTTTTGCCTACCCCTCCCATGCCCCAAATCGCGATGATACCCACGCTATCATCATCAAGGCGGAGCAGGACTTCGTTCACAGTTGACTCAATTGCTACCAACCCGGGAATTGGAGGCATCTCCTGGACCGACGCCGGCGGCAACCTCCTCGCGACGACGATAGAACGTGCTTCAGTTTGCAGCTCCTCCACCACCTTAGCCTTCTTCGTGGCTCTCTTGCCGTCTTTGTAGCTCGAGACACAGTCGAAGGGGACTCCCCACAACCTCTTCCTCTTCCGGCAGGCTTCTTCCATTTTGGCCGCTTCACCTGCTTCCGCTTCCACCCTCTTGAGCCAGTCGTCGACTTCTGGAGTGCGCTTGCTCCCTTCTCTCTCGGCGATTTCGATATCTTCGACGATGCCAGCCCTCGTAGCTTTCAATCTATCCATGGCGCCGGTTAGAGCTGCCACATTTTCTCCACTCGTGCCGAGATATCTGATGTGCCGGATAATAGGCCCGACAATAGGCCCGATAATAGCCTTTGTAGCTTCCACGAGAGGCATCAGCTTTCCGGCAACATCAGCAGCTTCCAGAATGCGCTGCCTTGTGGTTTGAGGAAGGAGATTCATGGCGAGAAGGTTTGAGGAAAGGGGAAATGGGGAAATGGGGAAAGTGGATGTCAGGATGTGGAAGCAGATACTTCTCTGCCTTGTGGTTGAGCATatgctccctttttttttagtcTACAGGAACATGTGGTTGCAAAAGAAGCGATCCACAGCTCTGCTTTATGGTCCAAtggttgttttttttctttttttttctttttttttttttgcaatgccAGTATTTGAACAAATTTCAGAGTCATATTCAAATACTAGCCGATAGACATCTGCCGACATGAACCCGACTCCCGACTcccaactcccaagtgaaggaatctttttttttaattttttattcataCATTTGGGAATCTCTGTCCTCATCCTCAGAGCTTTATGatcaagcctttttttttttttttgtggtacaAATCAAGCCTGGTTCAACGAATTCGCCAGAACGCGTCGTGACCGAGATAACGGGCACCGTGACCGCCACGCTACGTCAGAACGCGTCGTGACCGCCAAAACGCGTCCTGAACGCGCATCGTGACCCGCAGAACGCGACTCCAAGTCAAGGAATCTCCATTCCTCTCCCAATTAtcggctcctctcttctttttttaatattttagtcATATATTTGGGAATCTCTGCTCTTAACCTCAGACCTTTATAATCAAGCCTGGTTCAATGAATTCATACAAGAGTGTCACCCTTGACTAAGAGAGGTTGGAGTCATTTGTCGTTCTCTGACTGTCATCTatagttcttttttttctctcagttgagaatttaaattttcttttacgaTAAGTCCGTAGCCACCgtgtgtattttttttaaaagcagcTTCCTACGGATGGGAGGGGTCTCAGTTCTGCctttgaagcaagggaaaaaaaaggtactattttttttttgatatataccctttaaaatatataaatttatataaatatttttataaaattgttATTTTGTATACCTTGATAAAAACTTTAT
This portion of the Phoenix dactylifera cultivar Barhee BC4 chromosome 11, palm_55x_up_171113_PBpolish2nd_filt_p, whole genome shotgun sequence genome encodes:
- the LOC120112516 gene encoding probable disease resistance protein At5g63020; this translates as MNLLPQTTRQRILEAADVAGKLMPLVEATKAIIGPIVGPIIRHIRYLGTSGENVAALTGAMDRLKATRAGIVEDIEIAEREGSKRTPEVDDWLKRVEAEAGEAAKMEEACRKRKRLWGVPFDCVSSYKDGKRATKKAKVVEELQTEARSIVVARRLPPASVQEMPPIPGLVAIESTVNEVLLRLDDDSVGIIAIWGMGGLQKGIADKLGLELEGRRQPANTVLFECLKSKNFLLLLDDLWRGFELEDVGIPRPGTGGNQYKRKVILTTRRQDVCRKMRAVEIPMNCLQPPQALDLFKFHVGEPTLSSHPDIPDLAGEVAKECRGLPLALKTIGKAMSNRREPRNWRHVIELLKSSKHAEIQEMEILPEESEERDLFRILQLSYDSLRDDTTRQCFLSCCLWPEDDSLWKDNLIECWMGLGLIDDSNGNLSWGHEYIRILEGACLLEPGEFEGSVKMHDVIRDLAIWIASDCGQKKNKWLVQARVGLKESIDVKQKWVEAEAAERISLMNNYIAELPQYLPDRPSLKVLMLPWNLSLTWIPPDLFQCMPALTYLDLSHTVEREMKRIEKQGRKAYACIFLHSQNSVIALSFIEEGGCVQVRYS